In one window of Henckelia pumila isolate YLH828 chromosome 1, ASM3356847v2, whole genome shotgun sequence DNA:
- the LOC140875789 gene encoding probable 2-oxoglutarate-dependent dioxygenase AOP1: protein MGSLSTPILPIIHFSEESIEPGSISWLSTSKDVVRALEDYGCFIATYTKFSPELHQEIFDASEELFDLPTDVKILNTSTTPTHGYVGQVPVIPLYEGLGLENSTTREGVERFTNLLWPSGNKRFRKTSLEYSKIVAELDQRVMRMVSQEYGVEKSYKSLVDSTCYLLKFIKYRGPNENETNLGIVPHTDKSFTSILHQRQVQGLEIETKEGEWVVVDPSPSTFVVMAGDACMAWTNGRIKPSSHRVIMKGSEERYSMGLFSFIKDLKIQVPEELVDAQNPLQFTPFDHYKFIHFFSSEEGKRSKCPIKAYCGV from the exons ATGGGTTCTTTATCAACTCCTATCCTTCCCATAATACACTTTTCCGAGGAAAGTATTGAACCCGGTTCGATTTCTTGGCTATCCACAAGCAAAGATGTCGTACGTGCGCTAGAAGATTACGGTTGTTTCATCGCAACTTACACCAAATTCTCCCCCGAATTGCATCAAGAAATCTTCGACGCGTCGGAAGAATTGTTTGATCTTCCTACGGATGTAAAGATCTTAAACACTTCCACCACGCCCACTCACGGCTATGTGGGGCAAGTGCCCGTCATACCATTGTATGAAGGTCTCGGACTCGAGAACTCAACGACTCGTGAAGGAGTCGAGAGGTTCACAAATTTGTTATGGCCCTCTGGGAATAAGCGCTTCCG CAAGACATCTTTGGAATACTCAAAGATTGTTGCAGAACTGGATCAGAGAGTGATGAGAATGGTTTCTCAGGAATATGGTGTGGAGAAGAGCTACAAATCCTTGGTTGATTCAACTTGTTATCTACTAAAGTTCATAAAATATCGAGGGCCGAATGAGAACGAAACGAATTTAGGGATTGTTCCTCACACAGATAAGAGCTTCACGTCCATTCTTCACCAGAGGCAAGTACAAGGATTGGAGATTGAAACTAAAGAAGGTGAATGGGTTGTTGTGGATCCTTCGCCTTCCACTTTCGTTGTCATGGCAGGCGATGCTTGCATG GCATGGACAAACGGAAGAATAAAACCATCAAGTCATCGTGTGATAATGAAGGGAAGTGAAGAAAGATATTCTATGGGACTCTTCTCATTCATCAAAGATCTCAAAATACAAGTTCCGGAAGAGCTAGTTGATGCCCAAAATCCATTGCAATTTACTCCATTTGATCACTACAAATTTATTCATTTCTTTTCTAGTGAAGAAGGAAAGAGATCCAAGTGTCCCATTAAAGCTTATTGTGGAGTTTGA